The candidate division Zixibacteria bacterium HGW-Zixibacteria-1 genome includes the window GCATCTATGAAGGCAACCCGGCCCATACTATCGTGCATGAAGTGGGTCATCTGATCATTACCGGTCAAATCGGCCGCGGGACATGGAAACAGCTTCCTCACTGGAAACAAGAGGGATTTCCGGAATATATCGCCAATATTTCATTGATTCGCGGCGACAGCACGGCAAGTCTGCCGGACCGGGTCGCCATTCTCAACGATGATAGTATTTGGGGATGGAAGCGCGGCTGGGATCGCATTCATTATGAAGCTGGTCTTCTGGTCGAATTTCTACTCGATGTAAAGGGGTACACGGTCGAAGATATTGTGGCTGATTCCGTCACCAGTGAAACGACTCTTACAGAACTGCTGGAATGGTGCCGTCTGCGGGAAATTCCCCAGTAATTTCACGGACTTTCTTTGAATTCATTGCCCTAAGCCGGTTCGAGTTCATCGGCTTGAAGCAGTTTGCCGACAAAGAGACAGGAATTCTTGACAAAAAAGACCACTGGCAGATCACCGACAATATTTTCAAGACGGCTGACATATTCAAGCTCCTGGCCCGGTTCGGGAATGGCCAAACCAAGAAAAACGACATCGGCTTCGGCGCTGTACTCCTGAATCAGGTGGCCGATATTTTTATCGGGCGGTTTCAGAAAAACATTACATTCGGCTTCGATTCGAATGTCCTTGAGCATTGCTGCGAGGTACCTCGAGGTGTTCTCCCGGGCGAATTCATTGGAAGCCGCACTCAGGATGGTTAGTTCGGCGCCCCGCCATTCGGAGTTGCGAGTAAGCAGGTACGCCAGCAGCAGCATCAGGTCGCCGTTTTGTTTCAGGCCGCCCCACCAGATATGAATTTGCCGGGCCGACTTATGCACCGGAAAGATATGACGCGGATTGATCTTTCCGATCACCACCGACTTCTGAATCTTTTCGAGCCGCTGGGCCGTAACCAGAAAATCAGCCAGGAGCTTCGGGTCCTTGGGCCAGCCGAGGACAATTGTGTTGCTGGAAAACTCCGCTATCCCATTGGCCTGGGAAACATCGACAATGCCGTTAACAACATTGTCGACAATATCGACTTCGGGAAAGACCGCCAGATCTTCATTGCGCATCAACTCCGCGGTCGATTTCAACCTCGCTTCGATATCGATATTTTCCGCCAGAAGATCGCCGACAATCAACTCGCAGACCGTCACTACGCCGCGGTCCTGGCTGAACCAGGAACCGAATTTTATCAGATCGAGCTTTCTTTGAGGATCATCGACAAAAACCAGGACATGCGGGCGCCAGTTGCGGGCGCTCATTGAACGCCGGGACAGCCGAATAAGCACCCAGCGAAGTGCCGCCTCATAAATCCCGCGCCGGGCATCACCCCAGGTGGCTCTCCTCTCCCGTCGTGCGAAAAACAGCCAGAGAAGAAATTCAATCGAAATTGCCATTATGCTGGCCAGCGGACTGATCAAAAACATCACCCATAAACAAGCGACTCCACAGGCAATGTTGACTATCCAGGGGACGCGAAATCTCGGCCGCCATGACGGGTCGCCGCTGAGCGTCTCCAGACCGGCAACAATATTAATGGTCCCGTAAACCGTCAGAAAAAACATGGTGACGACCTGGGCGATGGAATTGAGATTGCCGAGATAAACAAAGGCCAGAGCTATGGCCACCGAAAGAACCAGGGCCGCCTTTATCCCGCCCTCGCCGGAAATAAATGACCTTATTTTACGATTGGTTATTTGATCCCGGGTGACTGCCTGAAGTGTCCGCGGCGCACCCAGAATCGAACCCACGGCGGAGGAAAGAATCGCCCCCCATAAACCGGGAAGAATCAGCAATGCCCCCAGCGGAGCAATCTTCAGCCAGATCAACGTATCTGATTTCAACTCTTCAGCCGCAGCCGATTTATAAAGCAGCACCGGAATCGCCAGGTAAATAAGAAATCCGGTGATAGCGGCGGCGATGGCCCCGATCGGAATCGACTTTTCCGGCTTTTTGAGATCGCCCGACAAGCTCAATCCGGCCATAACCCCGGTCACCGCCGGAAAAAATACCGCAAACCCGATCCAGAAATCTATTTGGTCGGCTGATTCGAGAAAAACCAGCGGTTTGGTTCGCGTGATTAAAAGA containing:
- a CDS encoding Na-K-Cl cotransporter; translation: MNQQSRGTLGTFLGVYTPTILTILGVIMYLRFGWIVGHLGLVKTLLIVILANCITLVTTLSFSSMATNMRVGVGGAYFIISRSLGLGVGAAIGVPLYLSQAVSATLYAYGLAESLSIVWPGIPLGLISAVIIIVVGGVSLYGAKLALKSQAPLLLLVAISIMALAVGALLITRTKPLVFLESADQIDFWIGFAVFFPAVTGVMAGLSLSGDLKKPEKSIPIGAIAAAITGFLIYLAIPVLLYKSAAAEELKSDTLIWLKIAPLGALLILPGLWGAILSSAVGSILGAPRTLQAVTRDQITNRKIRSFISGEGGIKAALVLSVAIALAFVYLGNLNSIAQVVTMFFLTVYGTINIVAGLETLSGDPSWRPRFRVPWIVNIACGVACLWVMFLISPLASIMAISIEFLLWLFFARRERRATWGDARRGIYEAALRWVLIRLSRRSMSARNWRPHVLVFVDDPQRKLDLIKFGSWFSQDRGVVTVCELIVGDLLAENIDIEARLKSTAELMRNEDLAVFPEVDIVDNVVNGIVDVSQANGIAEFSSNTIVLGWPKDPKLLADFLVTAQRLEKIQKSVVIGKINPRHIFPVHKSARQIHIWWGGLKQNGDLMLLLAYLLTRNSEWRGAELTILSAASNEFARENTSRYLAAMLKDIRIEAECNVFLKPPDKNIGHLIQEYSAEADVVFLGLAIPEPGQELEYVSRLENIVGDLPVVFFVKNSCLFVGKLLQADELEPA